The following coding sequences lie in one Aricia agestis chromosome 18, ilAriAges1.1, whole genome shotgun sequence genomic window:
- the LOC121735868 gene encoding golgin subfamily A member 5, translated as MSWFSDLAGKAESLLNNIDEQTGVALRNASTSKKKHDSTKKSDHVWTPKKKSPPHIRKATLPDPSRSTQTPTNPVSRKPVTGAQPKTNGQKNSSPTRMSGSFYNSLKVVENVVTKNQSTLRKRRNSLPSSTESYNKKDLVYDIKNLEVENTMLKNEINVINSQVSEFITRLQKTEDELSIAQNKLASSEKLNNMFKNTKENLDTQLEDFKEQLSQKNALEISKYKEHSQELEIEVNLMGNKNKNLLERIHYLEEEINTKDSHINKMEKELRHAQTKVAELEGSINKIRNESLSLEKDWESYKLRVKNMLYAKDGEIKALRDGTNLNEDTKQLMVQVESLREEKEDLTTLLSKSKAEQEQTRSYIAQVEEMRAASERLAVALREAVQEERMSRNSAERRCEELSKELQSVKMHMGQTIQNLRLELQDKDDEINLLRETTSNVDSASPSALNVADYDVTNKIQCLTEQLIQKQGKIDSLLADNNILRIQLAKLESKYKSEVSRAKTSHSVVNLHDDVRRRNISVSARIGLMIRRYPVFRTFIMCYVIGLHLWVMTVLFTSTPQDYVPRATKL; from the exons ATGTCATGGTTTTCGGATCTCGCAGGCAAGGCCGAGAGCCTGCTTAACAATATCGATGAGCAGACTGGCGTAGCTCTGCGGAATGCTTCCACTTCAAAAAAGAAACATGATTCTACCAAAAAATCCGACCATGTTTGGACACCAAAAAAAAAGTCGCCTCCACATATTCGAAAGGCTACTCTGCCCGATCCTTCACGCTCTACACAAACACCTACAAACCCTGTATCCAGAAAACCAGTCACAGGCGCACAACCCAAAACAAATGGGCAGAAAAATTCATCACCTACCCGGATGTCTGGTAGCTTTTATAATTCTTTAAAGGTTGTGGAAAATGTCGTCACAAAAAACCAATCCACCTTACGGAAAAGGC GAAACAGTTTACCGAGCAGCACAGAATCATACAATAAAAAGGACTTGGTGTATGATATAAAAAACTTGGAAGTGGAAAATACAATGTTAAAGAATGAGATAAATGTTATAAACAGTCAAGTTTCAGAATTCATTACAAGATTACAGAAAACTGAAGACG aaCTCAGTATAGCACAAAATAAATTAGCTAGCAGTGAAAAActgaataatatgtttaaaaacACCAAAGAAAACCTTGATACACAGTTAGAAGATTTTAAAGAGCAGTTGAGTCAGAAAAATGCTTTAGAAATCTCAAAATATAAGGAGCACTCCCAAGAGTTGGAAATTGAAGTTAATTTAATgggtaataaaaacaaaaatttgttGGAAAG GATACATTATTTGGAAGAGGAAATAAACACCAAAGATAGCCATATTAATAAAATGGAAAAAGAGTTGAGACATGCACAAACAAAAGTAGCAGAATTAGAAGGTTCcataaacaaaattagaaatgagAGTCTGAGTTTGGAGAAGGATTGGGAATCCTATAAGTTGAGGGTAAAGAACATGTTGTATGCTAAAGACGGTGAGATTAAAGCCTTGAGAGATGGAACCAACCTTAACGAAGATACTAAACAGTTGATGGTGCAGGTTGAATctttaag GGAAGAGAAAGAAGATCTAACGACACTGCTGTCTAAGTCCAAAGCCGAGCAGGAGCAGACCAGGTCCTACATAGCCCAAGTGGAAGAGATGAGAGCGGCTTCGGAGAGGCTGGCTGTGGCACTCCGGGAGGCGGTGCAGGAGGAGAGAATGTCCAGGAATAGTGCGGAGAGACGGTGTGAAGAGTTGAGTAAG gaGCTCCAATCAGTCAAAATGCATATGGGTCAAACCATACAGAATCTAAGGTTGGAGCTACAAGATAAGGACGACGAGATAAATCTACTGCGAGAGACAACTTCGAATGTGGATTCTGCCAGCCCTAGCGCGCTGAACGTAGCCGACTATGACGTCACAAACAAGATCCAGTGTCTGACTGAACAGTTAATACAGAAACAAGGAAAAATCGACTCGCTATTAGCCGATAATAACATACTGAGGATACAGCTTGCGAAGTTGGAG TCGAAATACAAGAGCGAGGTATCACGCGCCAAGACGTCGCACAGCGTAGTGAACTTACACGACGACGTGCGGCGAAGGAATATTTCTGTGTCTGCTCGGATAGGACTCATGATCAGGCGGTACCCGGTGTTCAGGACTTTCATCATGTGTTATGTG ATTGGCCTTCATCTGTGGGTGATGACAGTGTTGTTCACAAGCACGCCTCAAGATTACGTTCCGAGAGCGACCAAACTGTAA
- the LOC121735867 gene encoding ralA-binding protein 1 isoform X1 has product MDFESPDVEKDFPGLYASEAGRKSNESDFSDGGEHEKPSKKGLLGQRKDKKEKKDRGYAALEGESSPEEDTDTKSPSKSKKTKSFKFPTKSKEKREKSRDKEKVLEEAVKQKELTEKEKKKEKEREKEREKEKKEKEKREKLREKDKEKEEKAKFKLESKEKLKDDKKDKTKEKDKEKVKEKDKEKVKEKEKEKVKEKDKEKVKEKDKDKKEKKLTKVPSTVTSGVPFEEIFTLGVALPIFGVPLHQSVERSRCHDDAGLPLIVRDSIDFLQANGLKSNQIYRTEPDKIKLQQLRKLYMDRSPAFPYHWDVPVAWTILKNFISELPDSILTCELQAQFEQATAMSEQARDAAVPALLGKLPAPNLSLLAWLMRHFEAVVANEQYNHVNINTIATAMGSALNMSLNLLTYFVTKADKLFPDVKLTKYVPPLPSIPADFPETAAELSAELRKQESLLSQIHAEMHAGFTSPASDHRLWEAQRIVTQLKRKLRTLQKSVEPNAPPSQQVSIDEKADDEPAALRKNSVQETTTAVVEEAKSADVTDSGELPKDEIKESPKLPEPTFPVEFEDNFENDAKFEVKFDKTEKFEAKFDENDKFEAKFDENEKFDAKFDENEKFDAKFDDESETFDAKFESKLEPFEAKFDAENEAFGVKFDDKVDFKFEDKSDFKFEDDLSEPKLEEIKDKPKFTEKELKVLRLQLENAEYLQLKSLLQAKINSEQFEIVKLRSYLALKNKQEGAQNSKEYKEMNPQEEQELKQRLMKENAMLEQKRLNLINQIFQERVACIHLKVELAMKEILSTS; this is encoded by the exons ATGGATTTTGAAAGTCCAGACGTGGAAAAAGATTTTCCAGGGCTCTATGCCTCAGAGGCTGGTCGTAAAAGCAATGAAAGCGACT TCAGCGACGGAGGGGAACACGAAAAACCTAGTAAGAAAGGTTTGTTGGGACAACGCAAggataaaaaagaaaagaaagatagAGGCTATGCCGCACTAGAAGGGGAAAGTTCACCAGAAGAGGACACAGACACAAA AAGTCCATCAAAATCAAAGAAGACCAAGTCATTTAAATTTCCAACTAAGAGTAAAGAAAAAAGGGAAAAGTCAAGAGACAAGGAAAAGGTGCTAGAAGAAGCAGTAAAGCAAAAGGAGTTGACTGAGAAAGAGAAAAAGAAGGAAAAGGAGAGGGAAAAAGAAAGAGAGAAGGAAAAAAAAGAGAAAGAAAAGAGAGAGAAACTAAGAGAAaaagataag GAGAAAGAAGAGAAAGCTAAATTCAAACTCGAGTccaaagaaaaattaaaagatgACAAAAAGGACAAAACTAAAGAAAAGGACAAGGAAAAGGTGAAAGAAAAAGACAAGGAAAAAGTAAAGGAGAAAGAGAAGGAGAAGGTTAAGGAAAAGGACAAAGAGAAAGTGAAGGAAAAAGATAAAGACAAGAAGGAGAAGAAATTGACAAAAGTGCCATCTACCGTCACTTCTGGAGTACCATTTGAGGAGATCTTCACATTAGGAG tTGCGCTGCCCATATTCGGAGTCCCGCTGCACCAGAGCGTGGAACGCTCGCGATGCCACGACGACGCCGGCCTGCCGCTCATAGTCAGGGACAGCATAGATTTCCTAcag GCAAACGGTCTGAAATCCAACCAAATATACCGCACGGAGCCGGACAAGATCAAGCTGCAGCAGCTACGCAAGCTGTACATGGACAGATCTCCCGCCTTCCCCTACCATTGGGACGTGCCCGTAGCTTGGACTATATTGAAGAACTTCATTAG TGAGCTACCGGACTCCATCCTCACGTGCGAGCTACAAGCCCAGTTCGAGCAGGCGACCGCCATGAGCGAGCAGGCGCGCGACGCGGCGGTCCCCGCGCTGCTGGGCAAGCTGCCCGCGCCCAACCTCAGCTTGCTGGCCTGGCTGATGAGGCACTTCGAAGCCGTCGTCGCTAACGAGCAG TACAACCACGTGAACATCAACACGATCGCTACAGCGATGGGCTCCGCTCTCAATATGTCACTCAACCTCCTCACATACTTCGTCACAAAAGCAGACAAGTTGTTCCCCGATGTAAAACTGACCAa ATACGTACCACCTTTACCGTCCATTCCGGCCGACTTTCCCGAGACAGCGGCGGAACTAAGCGCTGAGCTGCGGAAACAGGAGTCGCTACTGAGTCAGATACACGCGGAGATGCACGCCGGCTTCACCTCGCCCGCCAGCGACCATCGCCTGTGGGAGGCGCAGCGCATCGTCACGCAACTCAAG AGGAAGCTGCGTACGCTGCAGAAGTCGGTGGAGCCAAACGCACCTCCGTCACAACAGGTGTCAATTGACGAGAAAGCGGATGATGAACCGGCAGCTCTCAGGAAGAATTCCGTGCAAGAAACTACGACAGCAGTAGTAGAAGAAGCCAAGTCTGCCGACGTCACAGACTCAGGGGAATTACCGAAAGATGAAATAAAAGAGTCTCCCAAATTACCAGAACCAACATTCCCAGTGGAGTTCGAAGATAACTTCGAAAACGATGCAAAGTTTGAAGTTAAATTCGACAAAACTGAAAAGTTTGAAGCTAAATTCGACGAAAATGATAAGTTTGAAGCTAAATTTGACGAAAATGAAAAGTTTGATGCTAAATTTGACGAAAATGAAAAGTTTGATGCTAAATTTGACGATGAAAGTGAAACATTTGACGCTAAATTCGAGAGTAAACTCGAACCGTTTGAAGCTAAGTTTGACGCAGAGAATGAGGCGTTTGGCGTTAAATTCGATGACAAAGTTGACTTCAAATTCGAAGACAAGAGTGATTTCAAATTTGAAGACGATTTAAGCGAACCGAAACTTGAGGAAATAAAAGATAAACCAAAATTCACAGAAAAAGAACTCAAAGTTCTAAGACTACAATTGGAGAATGCTGAATATTTGCAACTGAAGTCTTTACTACAAGCTAAAATTAATTCCGAACAGTTTGAAATCGTCAAACTAAGAAGTTACCTAGCATTAAAGAATAAACAAGAGGGAGCACAGAATAGCAAAGAATATAAAGAAATGAATCCACAGGAGGAACAGGAGTTGAAACAGAGGTTGATGAAAGAGAATGCAATGCTAGAACAGAAAAGACTGAACCTTATAAACCAGATATTCCAAGAGCGAGTCGCCTGCATACATCTTAAAGTAGAGTTAGCCATGAAAGAAATATTATCTACGTCTTAA
- the LOC121735867 gene encoding ralA-binding protein 1 isoform X2, whose protein sequence is MDFESPDVEKDFPGLYASEAGRKSNESDFSDGGEHEKPSKKGLLGQRKDKKEKKDRGYAALEGESSPEEDTDTNPSKSKKTKSFKFPTKSKEKREKSRDKEKVLEEAVKQKELTEKEKKKEKEREKEREKEKKEKEKREKLREKDKEKEEKAKFKLESKEKLKDDKKDKTKEKDKEKVKEKDKEKVKEKEKEKVKEKDKEKVKEKDKDKKEKKLTKVPSTVTSGVPFEEIFTLGVALPIFGVPLHQSVERSRCHDDAGLPLIVRDSIDFLQANGLKSNQIYRTEPDKIKLQQLRKLYMDRSPAFPYHWDVPVAWTILKNFISELPDSILTCELQAQFEQATAMSEQARDAAVPALLGKLPAPNLSLLAWLMRHFEAVVANEQYNHVNINTIATAMGSALNMSLNLLTYFVTKADKLFPDVKLTKYVPPLPSIPADFPETAAELSAELRKQESLLSQIHAEMHAGFTSPASDHRLWEAQRIVTQLKRKLRTLQKSVEPNAPPSQQVSIDEKADDEPAALRKNSVQETTTAVVEEAKSADVTDSGELPKDEIKESPKLPEPTFPVEFEDNFENDAKFEVKFDKTEKFEAKFDENDKFEAKFDENEKFDAKFDENEKFDAKFDDESETFDAKFESKLEPFEAKFDAENEAFGVKFDDKVDFKFEDKSDFKFEDDLSEPKLEEIKDKPKFTEKELKVLRLQLENAEYLQLKSLLQAKINSEQFEIVKLRSYLALKNKQEGAQNSKEYKEMNPQEEQELKQRLMKENAMLEQKRLNLINQIFQERVACIHLKVELAMKEILSTS, encoded by the exons ATGGATTTTGAAAGTCCAGACGTGGAAAAAGATTTTCCAGGGCTCTATGCCTCAGAGGCTGGTCGTAAAAGCAATGAAAGCGACT TCAGCGACGGAGGGGAACACGAAAAACCTAGTAAGAAAGGTTTGTTGGGACAACGCAAggataaaaaagaaaagaaagatagAGGCTATGCCGCACTAGAAGGGGAAAGTTCACCAGAAGAGGACACAGACACAAA TCCATCAAAATCAAAGAAGACCAAGTCATTTAAATTTCCAACTAAGAGTAAAGAAAAAAGGGAAAAGTCAAGAGACAAGGAAAAGGTGCTAGAAGAAGCAGTAAAGCAAAAGGAGTTGACTGAGAAAGAGAAAAAGAAGGAAAAGGAGAGGGAAAAAGAAAGAGAGAAGGAAAAAAAAGAGAAAGAAAAGAGAGAGAAACTAAGAGAAaaagataag GAGAAAGAAGAGAAAGCTAAATTCAAACTCGAGTccaaagaaaaattaaaagatgACAAAAAGGACAAAACTAAAGAAAAGGACAAGGAAAAGGTGAAAGAAAAAGACAAGGAAAAAGTAAAGGAGAAAGAGAAGGAGAAGGTTAAGGAAAAGGACAAAGAGAAAGTGAAGGAAAAAGATAAAGACAAGAAGGAGAAGAAATTGACAAAAGTGCCATCTACCGTCACTTCTGGAGTACCATTTGAGGAGATCTTCACATTAGGAG tTGCGCTGCCCATATTCGGAGTCCCGCTGCACCAGAGCGTGGAACGCTCGCGATGCCACGACGACGCCGGCCTGCCGCTCATAGTCAGGGACAGCATAGATTTCCTAcag GCAAACGGTCTGAAATCCAACCAAATATACCGCACGGAGCCGGACAAGATCAAGCTGCAGCAGCTACGCAAGCTGTACATGGACAGATCTCCCGCCTTCCCCTACCATTGGGACGTGCCCGTAGCTTGGACTATATTGAAGAACTTCATTAG TGAGCTACCGGACTCCATCCTCACGTGCGAGCTACAAGCCCAGTTCGAGCAGGCGACCGCCATGAGCGAGCAGGCGCGCGACGCGGCGGTCCCCGCGCTGCTGGGCAAGCTGCCCGCGCCCAACCTCAGCTTGCTGGCCTGGCTGATGAGGCACTTCGAAGCCGTCGTCGCTAACGAGCAG TACAACCACGTGAACATCAACACGATCGCTACAGCGATGGGCTCCGCTCTCAATATGTCACTCAACCTCCTCACATACTTCGTCACAAAAGCAGACAAGTTGTTCCCCGATGTAAAACTGACCAa ATACGTACCACCTTTACCGTCCATTCCGGCCGACTTTCCCGAGACAGCGGCGGAACTAAGCGCTGAGCTGCGGAAACAGGAGTCGCTACTGAGTCAGATACACGCGGAGATGCACGCCGGCTTCACCTCGCCCGCCAGCGACCATCGCCTGTGGGAGGCGCAGCGCATCGTCACGCAACTCAAG AGGAAGCTGCGTACGCTGCAGAAGTCGGTGGAGCCAAACGCACCTCCGTCACAACAGGTGTCAATTGACGAGAAAGCGGATGATGAACCGGCAGCTCTCAGGAAGAATTCCGTGCAAGAAACTACGACAGCAGTAGTAGAAGAAGCCAAGTCTGCCGACGTCACAGACTCAGGGGAATTACCGAAAGATGAAATAAAAGAGTCTCCCAAATTACCAGAACCAACATTCCCAGTGGAGTTCGAAGATAACTTCGAAAACGATGCAAAGTTTGAAGTTAAATTCGACAAAACTGAAAAGTTTGAAGCTAAATTCGACGAAAATGATAAGTTTGAAGCTAAATTTGACGAAAATGAAAAGTTTGATGCTAAATTTGACGAAAATGAAAAGTTTGATGCTAAATTTGACGATGAAAGTGAAACATTTGACGCTAAATTCGAGAGTAAACTCGAACCGTTTGAAGCTAAGTTTGACGCAGAGAATGAGGCGTTTGGCGTTAAATTCGATGACAAAGTTGACTTCAAATTCGAAGACAAGAGTGATTTCAAATTTGAAGACGATTTAAGCGAACCGAAACTTGAGGAAATAAAAGATAAACCAAAATTCACAGAAAAAGAACTCAAAGTTCTAAGACTACAATTGGAGAATGCTGAATATTTGCAACTGAAGTCTTTACTACAAGCTAAAATTAATTCCGAACAGTTTGAAATCGTCAAACTAAGAAGTTACCTAGCATTAAAGAATAAACAAGAGGGAGCACAGAATAGCAAAGAATATAAAGAAATGAATCCACAGGAGGAACAGGAGTTGAAACAGAGGTTGATGAAAGAGAATGCAATGCTAGAACAGAAAAGACTGAACCTTATAAACCAGATATTCCAAGAGCGAGTCGCCTGCATACATCTTAAAGTAGAGTTAGCCATGAAAGAAATATTATCTACGTCTTAA
- the LOC121735867 gene encoding ralA-binding protein 1 isoform X3: MYWPCDKQQTVFRLQLCSNRGMHHLRSVFTKEKEEKAKFKLESKEKLKDDKKDKTKEKDKEKVKEKDKEKVKEKEKEKVKEKDKEKVKEKDKDKKEKKLTKVPSTVTSGVPFEEIFTLGVALPIFGVPLHQSVERSRCHDDAGLPLIVRDSIDFLQANGLKSNQIYRTEPDKIKLQQLRKLYMDRSPAFPYHWDVPVAWTILKNFISELPDSILTCELQAQFEQATAMSEQARDAAVPALLGKLPAPNLSLLAWLMRHFEAVVANEQYNHVNINTIATAMGSALNMSLNLLTYFVTKADKLFPDVKLTKYVPPLPSIPADFPETAAELSAELRKQESLLSQIHAEMHAGFTSPASDHRLWEAQRIVTQLKRKLRTLQKSVEPNAPPSQQVSIDEKADDEPAALRKNSVQETTTAVVEEAKSADVTDSGELPKDEIKESPKLPEPTFPVEFEDNFENDAKFEVKFDKTEKFEAKFDENDKFEAKFDENEKFDAKFDENEKFDAKFDDESETFDAKFESKLEPFEAKFDAENEAFGVKFDDKVDFKFEDKSDFKFEDDLSEPKLEEIKDKPKFTEKELKVLRLQLENAEYLQLKSLLQAKINSEQFEIVKLRSYLALKNKQEGAQNSKEYKEMNPQEEQELKQRLMKENAMLEQKRLNLINQIFQERVACIHLKVELAMKEILSTS, encoded by the exons ATGTATTGGCCTTGTGATAAACAACAGACTGTATTCAGACTTCAGTTGTGTTCAAATCGCGGCATGCATCACCTGCGCAGCGTATTCACGAAG GAGAAAGAAGAGAAAGCTAAATTCAAACTCGAGTccaaagaaaaattaaaagatgACAAAAAGGACAAAACTAAAGAAAAGGACAAGGAAAAGGTGAAAGAAAAAGACAAGGAAAAAGTAAAGGAGAAAGAGAAGGAGAAGGTTAAGGAAAAGGACAAAGAGAAAGTGAAGGAAAAAGATAAAGACAAGAAGGAGAAGAAATTGACAAAAGTGCCATCTACCGTCACTTCTGGAGTACCATTTGAGGAGATCTTCACATTAGGAG tTGCGCTGCCCATATTCGGAGTCCCGCTGCACCAGAGCGTGGAACGCTCGCGATGCCACGACGACGCCGGCCTGCCGCTCATAGTCAGGGACAGCATAGATTTCCTAcag GCAAACGGTCTGAAATCCAACCAAATATACCGCACGGAGCCGGACAAGATCAAGCTGCAGCAGCTACGCAAGCTGTACATGGACAGATCTCCCGCCTTCCCCTACCATTGGGACGTGCCCGTAGCTTGGACTATATTGAAGAACTTCATTAG TGAGCTACCGGACTCCATCCTCACGTGCGAGCTACAAGCCCAGTTCGAGCAGGCGACCGCCATGAGCGAGCAGGCGCGCGACGCGGCGGTCCCCGCGCTGCTGGGCAAGCTGCCCGCGCCCAACCTCAGCTTGCTGGCCTGGCTGATGAGGCACTTCGAAGCCGTCGTCGCTAACGAGCAG TACAACCACGTGAACATCAACACGATCGCTACAGCGATGGGCTCCGCTCTCAATATGTCACTCAACCTCCTCACATACTTCGTCACAAAAGCAGACAAGTTGTTCCCCGATGTAAAACTGACCAa ATACGTACCACCTTTACCGTCCATTCCGGCCGACTTTCCCGAGACAGCGGCGGAACTAAGCGCTGAGCTGCGGAAACAGGAGTCGCTACTGAGTCAGATACACGCGGAGATGCACGCCGGCTTCACCTCGCCCGCCAGCGACCATCGCCTGTGGGAGGCGCAGCGCATCGTCACGCAACTCAAG AGGAAGCTGCGTACGCTGCAGAAGTCGGTGGAGCCAAACGCACCTCCGTCACAACAGGTGTCAATTGACGAGAAAGCGGATGATGAACCGGCAGCTCTCAGGAAGAATTCCGTGCAAGAAACTACGACAGCAGTAGTAGAAGAAGCCAAGTCTGCCGACGTCACAGACTCAGGGGAATTACCGAAAGATGAAATAAAAGAGTCTCCCAAATTACCAGAACCAACATTCCCAGTGGAGTTCGAAGATAACTTCGAAAACGATGCAAAGTTTGAAGTTAAATTCGACAAAACTGAAAAGTTTGAAGCTAAATTCGACGAAAATGATAAGTTTGAAGCTAAATTTGACGAAAATGAAAAGTTTGATGCTAAATTTGACGAAAATGAAAAGTTTGATGCTAAATTTGACGATGAAAGTGAAACATTTGACGCTAAATTCGAGAGTAAACTCGAACCGTTTGAAGCTAAGTTTGACGCAGAGAATGAGGCGTTTGGCGTTAAATTCGATGACAAAGTTGACTTCAAATTCGAAGACAAGAGTGATTTCAAATTTGAAGACGATTTAAGCGAACCGAAACTTGAGGAAATAAAAGATAAACCAAAATTCACAGAAAAAGAACTCAAAGTTCTAAGACTACAATTGGAGAATGCTGAATATTTGCAACTGAAGTCTTTACTACAAGCTAAAATTAATTCCGAACAGTTTGAAATCGTCAAACTAAGAAGTTACCTAGCATTAAAGAATAAACAAGAGGGAGCACAGAATAGCAAAGAATATAAAGAAATGAATCCACAGGAGGAACAGGAGTTGAAACAGAGGTTGATGAAAGAGAATGCAATGCTAGAACAGAAAAGACTGAACCTTATAAACCAGATATTCCAAGAGCGAGTCGCCTGCATACATCTTAAAGTAGAGTTAGCCATGAAAGAAATATTATCTACGTCTTAA